CGTGGCCACACCATTCCCCGCGTACTTCGGAGTTATTGATGGGCTCCAGCTGAAGACATGGTGGAAGACGCACGGCAAGGCTCTCGTCGCCTCCAACATTCGGCACTCGCTTGGTAGCACGGAAGTCAACAACGAGATCAAGCAAACTGCCACATCGACGCCGGAGAAGTTTTGGTACTTCAACAACGGGATCACCCTCGTATCGAACGAGGCGTTGAAGGCTCCGGTTGGGGCCGCGTCGCGTGCTGCGGGAGTCTTTTCGTTCAGAGGTGCATCGATCGTCAACGGCGCCCAAACGGTTAGCTCGCTTGCAAAAGTCGACGATGACAATCGACTGGCAGAGGTTCGGGTGCCGCTCAGGGTGATCCTCCTCAAGTCCGCGCCCGCTGGCTTTGGCGATGAGGTGACGCGGACGAACAATCTTCAGAACCGGGTGGAGCCTCGCGATTTCGTGGCACAAGACCCCGAGCAGCGTCGTCTTCGGCAAGAAATGGCTATCGAGGGCGTCGACTACCAATTCGTTCGAAGCGAAGACTCCATGGCAACGGCGACATCCTGCGAGCTCATTGAGGTGACTACAGCATTGGCCTGCGCTGCAGGTGAGCCAAATCTTGCAGTGCAACTCAAGACGGGCATTGGTCGCTTTTTTGTCGACCTTTCCAAGCCTCCCTACAAGGCCGTGTTCAACGCTGGCGTCAGTGGTGCGAGGGCATTTAACGCAGTAGTGGTTCACCGTGAGATTGAACGCTGGATCGACAAGAAAAAGACATCGATGACCAAGAAAAGCGGACCTGCGTGGGGGGCCCTAGTGCACGGGAACCGAGTGCTGTCGGCAGCGGTGTTCGCAAAATACGGGAGCGGAAACCTATCTCAAGCGATCGCCTCTTTTGGCGCGGCATTTGATCCGGCAGTTATCGAAGCGCATTGTGACATTGTGCACGCGAAGATGGCTGCGGGGATAGAGGCCAACTACCCGGGTAAATTTCTGGCCGTTCTTTTTAAGAACCCGTCGATGAGCAAAAACGTGTTCGATCTAGCCTGCGCTTGAAGCTTGAATCCGCCCTGTCCTTCGCAGCCAACTCCGAATAGATGAGGTCGCGAAGTGCTAGTGCCCGCGCAGTCCGGCGCGGGCTAAGGTCGACCGGGCCTGACTGGTCAAGTGGATTTAAAAGCGACAGCTTTGCCTTGCCTGACCAAGTCGACCAAGAGCAGGCGTGGCTGACCGACATTCGCCGCGAACCAACCGTCGCGGCGGCCGGCAAAACGGGCGAGCCAAACCGCCAGCAAGTGGCCGCGTACCGATCTGCGATCTTTGCTCCGCCGACCCCGCAATGCGTCGAATTGGATGACTCCACGAATTGTCGGTCCGGCTGTCAGTTAGCCGGTTTTGCTCGATGCAATTTGGCCCTCTGTACGCCCGGACCAGGGCTTACCAATTGACAATTGAGTGGGAGTGAGGCTTCCCCGCAATCCGTTGATTGCGACGAATGAATCTGCGTCTGGTGACCGCTGAGTTGGCGTCGTCAACGGCATTGCTCCTGGTTAAGGTCAGGAACTTTGCCGTTGAAGTTCCGACGCCATGGCTCACTGCTTCGCCGGCGACACTCGTCCTTCATCAGACTCGACTTGATAGCTCACTTCGTGCGCCTCCCAGGGCAGCGGCACCTCCCACCGGTGCAACATGCGTTCGAGATCCCTCTGCTTGAGTGTGCTGTCGCGGTGCGCATTGCGCCTGAAGAGTGTGTCGGCGGGCACTTCAAGATAGACCAGCTTCACGTCGGCGTTGTAGGCGTAGAGCAGGTCCAGCGTCTTGTTGCGCATCTGCTCGCTCAAGTGCGTGGCGTTCCAGACGAAGGGCTCCTGCCGTCGCAGCAGCGCTTTCGCCTTGTCGACCGCGCGATGGGCCGCCAGGCCGTCGTTCTCGCCGTGCTTCAGACCGAGTTCTGCTTTCGCGTCGTCAAACGACACGACCTCGAGACCTCGCGCATGGCGCGCGACCCAACTGTCCTTGCCCGATGCCGGCAGCCCACAAAGTACCGTGACCTGCGATCCCTGCACCTGGAACAGCGGTGTGTCCAGATGCACGGCCGCACCGCGCGCATACATCAGTCGCGTGTGCGCCGAGGCGGCCTCTCTGGGCGTGCCCCAGCACCCATCCTCGCGTGCGAGCTGCTCAAACAGCGCGATATCGTCCAGCCGTGCCTGCTGATCGACGCAGATGCGCCCCCGCATGTCGGCGCGTGCCACGCAGACCAGATCGGACAGATCCAGGCTCCATGAAAGCCGCCGCGCAATGAACTCCGGTGATTCGCCGCGACGCGAGTCGAAGGCAAAGAACGGCACCTGGTGCACCGCGATGATTCGACAGACGGCCTCGCGCAGCTCGAACGGCACGCCCGCGCGCCAGAGCAGCGCGCGCACATCCACGGCCCCGCGGCGCGAATGGCCAGGTTGCCCGATCTCGCCGGTCACCGGATCGATGGTCGTGGTTTCGGGCTTGCAGAGGTCGTGCAGCAACGCCGCGAGGAACAGGGTTTCGCGCCGTGCACCGCGGGTTGCTTGGAAGTGATCGCACCCCAGCAGCGCATCGAGCACCAGTCGCGTGTGGATGCCGACATTCCCCTCAGCGTGATAGCGCGGGCTCTGCGGCGTGGTCTCAAGTGCACGCAGACGCGGGAAGACCTCGCAGCAAGCAGACCAGTCGTAGCCAGCGCCGGCCTCCGCGGGGCACAGCGCACGAATCAGTTCGTAGATCATGTTCTTCTCCTTCCCAGGGATGGCGCTCAACCGCGTGCTGCTGAGCAAGCCCAGCCAGTGGCAGCCACCGGCGCGTAGAGGTCCACCTCCGGCGCAAGCCCATTGGGGATCACGGGTCGGGTGCTGTGATGCGAGCCCGAATCGAGGATGGTCTGGACGAAGTCCGGGCGCACCCACTTGTAGCGGCCGAGCACCTGGCGCGCGTTCTCCACCTTGATGTACAGACCTTCGGACAGGTCCGACTTGTCGGTCTGCTGCCATGCGAGCGGCAGGTCCAGATCCTGGCGCCGCACGCTTTGCTCGAAGGCACTGCGCCACTGCGCAGTCTTCGCGAGGGACGGCCTCACCAGCGCGCGTAACGCATTGACATTGTTCGGCATGGCGCCTGTCAGCAGCACGGGAACACTGACGATGGGCGAGCCCGCAAGCATCTCATGACGCCGCGGTGTGCTGAGGAAGGCTTGCTCGACCCGGTCGTAGATGTCGAACTCGCAGAACCAATGCGGCAGACGGTCATAGCTGACCGAATGCTTGGCAAACAGCCATTCGCCGTACATCACATAGCGGTCTTCGAGCAGCGCGAGCAGCCGCGATTCGTGCGATGAAGCCCACAGTTTGAACGGCGCGAATTGCCGCTCACGCCCACCGCCGACAAGGTAATGACCACGGGACTGCAACAGCATGTCGCCGCCGCTGCTGAACGAGATGCCGACGTTGGCGCCGTCGAGTTTCTCTTCGATCACGGCATGACACCCCGCCAGGGTGGCGAGGCGCACGTGCTCATGGCCTTCGTCGCCAGGTTGCAGGCGAGAGCCTTCGATGTGCGGAGTCCTGGGGTACTTCAGGATCTCCAGGGATTGGATGGGGAGGTCGACGGATGGCGTCGACCCGATGTGCGCAGACATGGTCGTCTCCTGGTTCGATGGAACGAACCGACGACGGTGCGTGCGCGGAGCTTGGCGGGTCGGGCGTCCGCCGCCGGCATGGCGTGAGCGGGTGGGACGCGCAGAACGGCTGCAACGGCCGAACTCATGGCAGGCATGAGCCGGATGGCGGTCGACGGCTTAGAGGGCGGCGATGTTGCAGGACACGATTCGCTCCGTGAGGCTGGAGGTCAAGGAAGGCGGCGAAGTCTATGCACGGCACCCCATCGACGCAAGTCGGCGCGTGTCATCGGAACAACGCGGCTGTGACGTGGTCAGAGCAAGAGGCTCTGCAACCGTTGATCGACGGCCACCACGGGTCGCAGACACCGTCCGCTCTCGCGTCCGCTACCGATCACCCGCCGGCATCCACCCCATTCCCGCTGTGAACCACCTGCTGCAACCCAGCCAGGG
The Roseateles amylovorans genome window above contains:
- a CDS encoding AIPR family protein gives rise to the protein MSAIKVNQIRAKLRQLFEAHLDLSDIGPTDGERENKILSRCLAALAIYIQTGCTEKEAAESVWDGGDDNGIDAAYFDPSDLRVVLVQSKWINKGAGEPEAKDIGAFTKGVRDIIEQDNTGFRAGLHAKFSDIALRLSSPGTSVHLVLVSTGASVLAKHGTSVLTTLLKDLNGDDPEPIASSEAMGLAEVYSGLANDPLLSNVSVDATMLDWSYVATPFPAYFGVIDGLQLKTWWKTHGKALVASNIRHSLGSTEVNNEIKQTATSTPEKFWYFNNGITLVSNEALKAPVGAASRAAGVFSFRGASIVNGAQTVSSLAKVDDDNRLAEVRVPLRVILLKSAPAGFGDEVTRTNNLQNRVEPRDFVAQDPEQRRLRQEMAIEGVDYQFVRSEDSMATATSCELIEVTTALACAAGEPNLAVQLKTGIGRFFVDLSKPPYKAVFNAGVSGARAFNAVVVHREIERWIDKKKTSMTKKSGPAWGALVHGNRVLSAAVFAKYGSGNLSQAIASFGAAFDPAVIEAHCDIVHAKMAAGIEANYPGKFLAVLFKNPSMSKNVFDLACA
- a CDS encoding AAA family ATPase, whose amino-acid sequence is MIYELIRALCPAEAGAGYDWSACCEVFPRLRALETTPQSPRYHAEGNVGIHTRLVLDALLGCDHFQATRGARRETLFLAALLHDLCKPETTTIDPVTGEIGQPGHSRRGAVDVRALLWRAGVPFELREAVCRIIAVHQVPFFAFDSRRGESPEFIARRLSWSLDLSDLVCVARADMRGRICVDQQARLDDIALFEQLAREDGCWGTPREAASAHTRLMYARGAAVHLDTPLFQVQGSQVTVLCGLPASGKDSWVARHARGLEVVSFDDAKAELGLKHGENDGLAAHRAVDKAKALLRRQEPFVWNATHLSEQMRNKTLDLLYAYNADVKLVYLEVPADTLFRRNAHRDSTLKQRDLERMLHRWEVPLPWEAHEVSYQVESDEGRVSPAKQ
- a CDS encoding RNA ligase family protein is translated as MSAHIGSTPSVDLPIQSLEILKYPRTPHIEGSRLQPGDEGHEHVRLATLAGCHAVIEEKLDGANVGISFSSGGDMLLQSRGHYLVGGGRERQFAPFKLWASSHESRLLALLEDRYVMYGEWLFAKHSVSYDRLPHWFCEFDIYDRVEQAFLSTPRRHEMLAGSPIVSVPVLLTGAMPNNVNALRALVRPSLAKTAQWRSAFEQSVRRQDLDLPLAWQQTDKSDLSEGLYIKVENARQVLGRYKWVRPDFVQTILDSGSHHSTRPVIPNGLAPEVDLYAPVAATGWACSAARG